Proteins encoded by one window of Onychomys torridus unplaced genomic scaffold, mOncTor1.1, whole genome shotgun sequence:
- the LOC118576514 gene encoding zinc-alpha-2-glycoprotein-like — protein sequence MALSLQGSRKFEFRAQGYIDNELFLRYDGERTRTEPCGPRIKGQGGAEMWARETEDMQEKEEQLRRMLSEVMTQKGQHGVSAWYGIHTLQETFGCEIQGNNTGGFWCLGYDGQDFLTFDQKIQMWKVSVPSAYSSKTFWERHGPSVDQVKTFLNDICPDHLQRYSIYLENQLMDTGPPQVTVSRRPYPVGRITLTCWAFNLNPPVATLAWLQHGKTVQQHTFGPGTILPSGDGTYQTWVSIWVLPGQEPHFTCRLRHLSKTIDVPTALEYGASIPPKGVGGRVGKPQWSTITTAFMVTSRTSSQENWWSHQLSFCSCGFCFSCHVDISIPGLEQQEHTGQQETR from the exons ATGGCCTTGTCTCTGCAGGGCTCAAGGAAGTTCGAATTCAGGGCCCAGGGATACATTGACAATGAGCTCTTCCTGCGCTATGATGGTGAGAGGACAAGAACAGAGCCCTGCGGGCCGAGGATCAAGGGACAAGGAGGAGCTGAGATGTGGGCAAGAGAGACTGAGGACatgcaggagaaggaggagcaacTCAGGAGGATGCTGAGTGAGGTCATGACCCAGAAGGGCCAGCACGGAG TCTCTGCCTGGTATGGCATTCACACCCTTCAGGAAACTTTTGGCTGTGAAATCCAAGGAAACAACACTGGAGGCTTCTGGTGCTTGGGCTATGATGGACAAGACTTCCTCACCTTTGACCAGAAGATCCAAATGTGGAAAGTGTCTGTGCCTTCAGCATACTCATCCAAGACATTCTGGGAGAGGCATGGCCCCAGTGTGGATCAAGTTAAGACTTTTTTGAATGACATATGTCCTGACCATCTCCAGAGATATTCAATTTATTTGGAGAACCAATTGATGGATACAG GTCCCCCACAGGTGACAGTCTCCAGAAGGCCATACCCAGTGGGCAGGATCACCCTGACCTGCTGGGCTTTTAACCTGAATCCTCCTGTGGCCACCTTGGCCTGGCTTCAGCATGGGAAGACAGTACAGCAGCATACCTTTGGGCCTGGGACCATCCTTCCCAGTGGAGATGGGACCTACCAGACCTGGGTGTCTATTTGGGTTCTTCCTGGACAGGAACCACATTTCACCTGCCGCCTGAGGCACCTCAGCAAGACCATTGATGTCCCTACTGCCCTTG AATACGGGGCAAGCATCCCTCCTaagggggtgggaggcagggttGGGAAGCCCCAGTGGAGTACAATCACTACAGCTTTCATGGTGACCTCCAGGACCTCAAGCCAGGAAAACTGGTGGAGCCaccagctcagcttctgctcttgtGGCTTCTGCTTTTCCTGCCATGTTGATATTTCTATCCCGGGCCTAGAGCAGCAAGAACACACAGGACAGCAAGAGACCAGGTGA